The DNA sequence TGTTGAGATTGGAAAATTGGTAGCGGTTGGGGATTCGTATTTTGAAAATTTTGTTTTTGCAAACAAAAAAGTAACAGATGTCAGAATCGTGCAAATTGGATATGAATGCACATTGGTCGGGAAGATAAAAGTTATAATTAGTGATGAACACATGGCTTTCAAATGGGAAAAGCTTGATAACCTTAAAGACAATAAATTTACCCCCGACTGCGTGGATTTGATAAACAAATACACCAGCTTACACACGGACTAGCTTTCGAAATCCGCTAGATTTATGTTAACTGGAAAGTTTTGTCCTTGTGCACCCAGTTTTGCATTATGAGCTCTTTGTTCTTTGTAATGCCAATGGAGTAGATGGCAGCTTGTAAACCCGTAAACCCTTTTTTGATCACCTTCACCAACTACAAGCAAAAAAGCTCTTGGTGATACAGTCTGAGTTTCAGGTGATGTACTT is a window from the Candidatus Woesebacteria bacterium genome containing:
- a CDS encoding NUDIX domain-containing protein, translating into MDYYNLPETVTFLVSQKAFIVEKGKLLLLRYPIKPNREYSGYWALPGGLLEIDEKLDSGLLREVKEETGLSVEIGKLVAVGDSYFENFVFANKKVTDVRIVQIGYECTLVGKIKVIISDEHMAFKWEKLDNLKDNKFTPDCVDLINKYTSLHTD